The Halopseudomonas sabulinigri genome window below encodes:
- a CDS encoding molybdopterin molybdotransferase MoeA, whose amino-acid sequence MSLMPVDQALSQLLSSARNHAAQPVDDLPLEQALGHVLAAPVIAAHDVPPWDNSAMDGYALNSADAEQARQQGLPVSQRITAGMAPTPLQPGTCARIFTGAPLPAGADCVEMQENIELADNGLARLTQAVQPGQNVRPQGQDVRSGSTLLPAGLRLRPQDLGVIASVGLARVAVRRPLRVAVVSTGDELVEPGSALLSGKIYNSNRFTLIGALQRLGQQIIDGGILPDDKAQTSARLRALAEQADLIISSGGVSVGEADCLGQVLREQGEVALWKLAIKPGKPFTLGRFADTPLLGLPGNPAATLVTFLLLVRPYLLTRLGCNQVDAVSYQLPAEFDWPRSGSRDEYLRAGLRDGRVVLSGNQSSGVLSSASQGSGLVLITAGSTVAAGESVPFLPFSGLLD is encoded by the coding sequence ATGAGTCTGATGCCGGTCGATCAAGCCTTGTCGCAGTTGCTGAGCAGCGCGCGCAACCACGCTGCGCAGCCGGTCGACGATCTGCCGCTGGAGCAGGCGCTGGGCCATGTATTGGCCGCTCCCGTAATCGCCGCGCACGATGTGCCGCCCTGGGATAACAGCGCCATGGACGGTTACGCGCTCAATAGCGCGGACGCGGAGCAAGCCAGACAACAGGGCCTGCCGGTTAGCCAACGCATCACCGCCGGCATGGCGCCGACACCGCTGCAACCTGGCACCTGTGCGCGCATTTTTACCGGTGCGCCGCTGCCGGCGGGCGCCGATTGCGTCGAGATGCAGGAAAATATCGAGCTGGCCGACAACGGGCTGGCGCGACTCACCCAAGCGGTACAACCCGGCCAGAACGTGCGGCCGCAAGGGCAGGATGTACGCAGCGGTAGCACCTTGTTGCCCGCCGGGCTGCGCCTGCGGCCACAGGATCTTGGCGTCATAGCCTCGGTTGGGCTGGCCCGCGTCGCGGTGCGCAGGCCATTGCGCGTCGCGGTGGTGTCGACGGGCGACGAGTTGGTAGAGCCGGGTTCGGCATTGCTGAGCGGAAAAATCTACAACAGCAACCGTTTTACCCTGATCGGCGCCTTGCAACGGCTTGGGCAACAGATCATCGACGGCGGTATCCTGCCCGATGACAAGGCGCAGACCAGCGCTCGGCTGCGCGCGCTGGCCGAGCAGGCCGACCTGATCATCAGCTCCGGCGGCGTCTCCGTGGGAGAGGCCGATTGCCTCGGGCAAGTGCTGCGCGAGCAGGGTGAAGTCGCACTCTGGAAGCTGGCCATCAAGCCCGGCAAGCCTTTTACCCTGGGCCGCTTTGCCGACACTCCCCTGCTCGGCTTGCCCGGCAACCCGGCCGCTACACTGGTGACCTTTCTGCTGCTGGTGCGCCCCTACCTGCTCACGCGCCTCGGCTGTAACCAGGTAGACGCCGTCAGCTACCAACTACCCGCCGAATTTGACTGGCCGCGCTCCGGCTCCCGTGACGAATACCTGCGCGCCGGCCTGCGCGATGGCCGCGTAGTGCTCAGCGGCAACCAAAGCTCTGGCGTGCTAAGCAGCGCCAGCCAGGGCAGCGGGCTGGTGTTGATTACCGCCGGCAGCACAGTCGCCGCAGGCGAGTCCGTGCCCTTTCTACCCTTCAGTGGCCTGCTCGACTGA
- a CDS encoding Vgb family protein, with the protein MKPPFQAAVVAALVSLSSASMAIEYQAPEALVAPSAFKGVHGLAVDQQGRLLAGSVVGSSIYQVDIDSGEVSTLIGPDQGQADDIAIGPNGEMAWTGFQTGKLLMRDNDNAPIREVASGLPGINSLDFNDETGQLYASQVFLGDALWEIDPTGKQAPRLIAKDLGGFNGFEVGSDGWLYGPLWFKGEVVRINPADGTVETVATGFGTPAAANFDSQGNLYAIDTLKGLLKRIDLASGETTNIAQLSSSLDNLAIDSQDRIFVSNMADNSIQQVDPTTGKVRMITSGELAVPAGMALSEDGNALYIADIFAFRKVDTATGEVTDLRRAHGSDIEYPSSVGLSAQRLLLTSLATNTLQIIDRNDHTTLHLLHGLQAPSGAVELDNGDIVVSEMASGKLLRLSGPKLDQQSVLTEGLQGPVQMIRGRDGNLYLTEMAGFLTRVDPASGKLERLVKDLQLPEGLSETADGKFVIAEGAAHRLLLVDPANGDKTVLASDLPIGLPPGPVLPPTGIPTGVAVAADGRIFFGSDIDNGLYELTPK; encoded by the coding sequence ATGAAGCCTCCCTTTCAGGCTGCCGTTGTGGCCGCCCTCGTCAGCCTCAGCAGCGCCAGCATGGCCATCGAATACCAAGCACCCGAAGCGCTGGTGGCACCGTCCGCCTTCAAGGGCGTACACGGTCTGGCGGTAGATCAGCAGGGCCGCTTGCTGGCCGGCAGTGTGGTGGGCAGCAGCATCTATCAGGTAGACATCGACAGCGGCGAGGTGAGCACCTTGATCGGACCGGACCAAGGGCAGGCCGACGATATCGCCATCGGCCCCAACGGCGAGATGGCCTGGACCGGGTTCCAGACCGGCAAGCTGCTGATGCGCGATAACGACAATGCGCCGATACGCGAAGTCGCCAGCGGCCTGCCCGGCATCAACTCGCTCGATTTCAATGATGAAACCGGCCAGCTATACGCCAGCCAGGTATTTCTTGGCGATGCACTGTGGGAAATCGACCCGACCGGCAAGCAAGCACCGCGCTTGATCGCCAAGGATCTGGGCGGCTTCAACGGTTTTGAGGTGGGCAGCGATGGCTGGCTGTACGGCCCGCTCTGGTTCAAGGGCGAGGTAGTACGCATCAACCCCGCCGATGGCACGGTAGAAACCGTGGCAACCGGATTTGGCACACCGGCTGCGGCCAACTTCGACTCCCAGGGCAATCTCTACGCCATAGATACCCTCAAGGGCCTGCTTAAACGAATCGACCTTGCCAGCGGTGAAACCACCAATATCGCGCAGCTCAGCAGCTCGCTGGACAATCTGGCCATCGATAGCCAGGATCGCATCTTCGTCTCCAACATGGCGGACAACAGCATCCAGCAAGTTGATCCGACCACCGGCAAAGTGCGCATGATCACCAGCGGCGAACTGGCGGTGCCCGCCGGCATGGCGCTGTCCGAAGACGGAAATGCGCTGTATATCGCCGACATATTCGCTTTCCGTAAGGTCGATACCGCTACCGGCGAAGTAACCGATCTGCGCCGCGCCCATGGCTCGGATATCGAGTATCCGAGCAGCGTGGGGTTGAGCGCGCAGCGCTTGCTGCTAACCAGCCTGGCTACCAACACCTTGCAGATCATCGACCGCAACGACCACACCACCTTGCATCTTCTGCATGGCCTGCAAGCGCCCTCAGGCGCCGTCGAACTGGACAACGGCGACATCGTGGTCAGTGAAATGGCCAGCGGCAAGCTGCTGCGCCTGAGCGGCCCGAAGCTGGATCAGCAAAGCGTTCTGACTGAGGGACTGCAAGGCCCGGTGCAGATGATTCGGGGTCGCGACGGCAACCTTTACCTGACCGAAATGGCCGGCTTTCTCACCCGCGTCGATCCCGCCAGCGGTAAGCTGGAACGTCTGGTGAAGGACCTGCAGTTGCCCGAAGGCCTGAGCGAAACCGCGGACGGCAAGTTTGTTATCGCCGAGGGCGCGGCCCACCGCCTGCTATTGGTAGACCCTGCCAATGGCGACAAAACGGTGCTTGCCAGCGACCTGCCGATTGGCCTGCCTCCCGGCCCGGTCCTACCCCCCACCGGGATTCCCACCGGCGTAGCAGTTGCCGCAGACGGCCGGATTTTCTTCGGCTCGGATATCGACAACGGCCTGTACGAGCTGACGCCAAAATAA
- a CDS encoding amino acid ABC transporter ATP-binding protein, which yields MSEASMQPTLPEGIIQMDGVHKWYGQFHVLKDINMNVQQGERIVLCGPSGSGKSTTIRCLNRLEEHQQGRIIVDGTELTHDLKQIEAVRREVGMVFQHFNLFPHLTVLQNCTLSPMWVRKTPRREAEEMAMHYLERVRIPEQAHKFPGQLSGGQQQRVAIARALCMQPKIMLFDEPTSALDPEMVKEVLDTMIGLAEDGMTMLCVTHEMGFARTVANRVIFMDRGEIVEEAEPNKFFSNPENERTQLFLSQILH from the coding sequence ATGAGTGAAGCAAGTATGCAGCCGACACTCCCCGAGGGGATTATCCAGATGGACGGCGTGCACAAGTGGTATGGCCAGTTCCACGTGCTCAAAGATATCAACATGAATGTGCAGCAGGGAGAACGCATTGTGCTTTGCGGGCCTTCAGGTTCGGGCAAGTCCACTACCATTCGCTGCCTAAATCGGCTGGAGGAACACCAGCAGGGGCGCATTATCGTGGATGGCACCGAGCTAACCCACGACCTCAAGCAGATCGAGGCGGTGCGCCGTGAAGTGGGTATGGTGTTTCAGCATTTCAACCTGTTCCCGCACCTGACCGTATTGCAAAACTGCACCCTGTCGCCGATGTGGGTGCGCAAGACGCCACGCCGTGAGGCGGAGGAAATGGCCATGCATTACCTGGAGCGTGTGCGCATCCCTGAGCAGGCGCACAAGTTCCCCGGTCAGCTCTCCGGCGGCCAGCAACAGCGCGTGGCCATTGCCCGCGCACTGTGCATGCAGCCGAAGATCATGCTGTTTGACGAGCCGACCTCGGCACTTGACCCGGAAATGGTAAAAGAGGTGCTCGACACCATGATCGGTCTGGCTGAGGACGGCATGACCATGTTGTGTGTAACGCACGAGATGGGCTTTGCGCGCACGGTGGCCAACCGGGTTATTTTCATGGACAGGGGTGAGATTGTTGAGGAGGCGGAGCCCAACAAATTTTTCAGTAACCCCGAAAACGAGCGCACGCAATTATTTCTCAGTCAGATACTGCATTAA
- a CDS encoding DUF1127 domain-containing protein, with protein MPIPSLFRLLRLALQHHQQRRDYRHLLKLDEHLLADIGLTREQIQRELAKPFSAGLRLNLRCSQMLSQRHTALDTRH; from the coding sequence ATGCCTATACCCTCACTTTTCAGACTTCTGCGCCTGGCGCTGCAACACCACCAGCAAAGACGCGACTATCGCCACCTGCTGAAACTCGACGAGCACTTGCTGGCCGACATCGGCCTGACCCGGGAACAAATCCAGCGGGAACTGGCCAAGCCGTTCAGCGCAGGCCTGCGGCTGAACCTGCGCTGCAGTCAGATGCTGAGCCAGCGTCACACCGCGCTCGACACGCGTCATTGA
- a CDS encoding aminotransferase-like domain-containing protein, with translation MKRYEEVAATIRQRMEHGLYRAGDRLPSIRELCGEFAVSISTVQTAYAGLEAERLIEARPKSGYYVLPRSAPPVLPGVTRPTQRPLDVSQWDHVLNLVGEPGAEHVISLGRGIPDVEAKTLKPLFQQLAALHRRGHAAGLKYDSLAGSPQLREQLARLASSSGCLLHPDDILITTGCQEALSIAIRTLTVPGDVVAVDSPSFYGSMQILKAHQLKAMEIPTDPQTGISLEALELALEQWPIKAIQITPTHNNPLGYTMPEARKRELVALAQRFDVAIIEDDIYGDLAYRAPRPRTLKSFDDDGRVLLCSSFSKTLIPSLRVGWIAPGRYRDQVMHMKYVSTGASATLPQLAVADFIGQGHYERHLRNVVRQYQRNLDVVLGWVQALFPLGTGVSYPQGGFLLWVEVKGLDSVRLNERLAASGIQIAPGSLFSASGKYRDCLRINYTQASSPMYDALVTVSREIALMQAEQAAEAV, from the coding sequence ATGAAACGTTATGAAGAGGTGGCCGCTACCATCCGGCAGCGTATGGAGCACGGTTTGTACCGGGCGGGCGATCGCTTGCCGTCGATCCGTGAGCTGTGCGGGGAGTTTGCCGTGAGTATTTCCACGGTACAGACAGCCTACGCCGGGCTGGAGGCAGAGCGGCTGATCGAGGCGCGGCCCAAGTCGGGTTATTACGTATTGCCGCGTTCGGCGCCGCCGGTGTTGCCGGGGGTAACCCGGCCAACGCAGCGGCCGCTGGATGTGTCGCAGTGGGATCATGTGCTGAACCTGGTGGGTGAACCAGGGGCCGAGCATGTTATTTCGTTGGGGCGCGGTATTCCGGATGTCGAGGCCAAGACCCTGAAACCGCTGTTTCAGCAGTTGGCCGCGCTGCATCGCCGCGGCCACGCTGCCGGTCTCAAGTACGACTCACTGGCCGGTAGTCCGCAGCTACGTGAGCAACTGGCGCGCCTGGCATCCAGCTCGGGGTGTCTGCTGCATCCCGACGACATACTGATCACCACCGGTTGTCAGGAGGCGCTGTCGATCGCCATCCGTACCCTGACAGTGCCGGGTGATGTGGTGGCAGTCGATTCGCCGAGTTTCTATGGCAGCATGCAGATTCTCAAGGCGCACCAACTCAAGGCCATGGAAATCCCCACTGACCCGCAAACCGGTATCAGCCTGGAGGCTTTGGAGCTGGCGCTGGAGCAGTGGCCGATCAAGGCCATACAAATCACGCCAACGCACAACAACCCCTTGGGCTATACCATGCCGGAGGCGCGCAAGCGTGAACTGGTGGCGCTGGCGCAACGCTTTGACGTCGCCATCATCGAGGACGATATCTACGGTGACCTGGCCTACCGTGCGCCACGGCCGCGCACCCTGAAGTCCTTTGATGATGACGGTCGCGTGCTGCTGTGCAGTTCCTTTTCAAAGACCCTGATTCCGTCGCTGCGGGTCGGCTGGATAGCGCCGGGACGTTATCGCGACCAGGTGATGCACATGAAATACGTCTCCACCGGCGCCTCGGCGACCCTGCCACAACTGGCGGTGGCAGACTTTATAGGCCAGGGGCATTACGAGCGTCACCTGCGTAATGTGGTGCGCCAGTATCAACGCAATCTGGATGTGGTGCTGGGCTGGGTGCAGGCGCTGTTTCCGCTGGGTACAGGCGTGAGTTACCCGCAGGGCGGCTTTCTATTGTGGGTCGAGGTAAAGGGGTTGGACTCGGTCAGGCTGAATGAACGCCTGGCGGCGTCCGGGATTCAGATCGCGCCGGGCTCACTGTTTTCTGCTTCTGGCAAGTACCGCGACTGCCTGCGCATCAACTATACCCAGGCCAGTTCGCCCATGTATGACGCCTTGGTGACGGTCAGCCGGGAGATCGCGTTGATGCAGGCAGAGCAGGCGGCCGAGGCGGTTTGA
- the rloA3 gene encoding retropepsin-like aspartic peptidase RloA3, with protein MHHLLKKSLVPALAIAALGASAISHADTAKPLGWVEEGVIMPEDLTVKFKLDSGALTSSMHAEDIERFEKNGEDWVRFRVELQDINTEETVASTFERPLERNLKVRGAGGSEERPVVKMDVCVGNEMLKEEFSLRDRNNMHYPVLLGRRTLNELGPVDTSRTFTTKPACNSEQA; from the coding sequence ATGCACCATCTGCTGAAGAAATCGCTGGTTCCTGCCCTCGCTATTGCCGCCCTCGGCGCGTCCGCCATCAGCCACGCCGACACTGCCAAGCCACTGGGCTGGGTGGAAGAAGGCGTGATCATGCCGGAAGACCTGACGGTCAAGTTCAAGCTGGACTCCGGTGCACTCACCTCCTCCATGCACGCCGAAGACATTGAACGCTTTGAAAAGAATGGCGAGGACTGGGTACGCTTCCGCGTCGAATTGCAGGACATCAATACCGAGGAAACCGTGGCTTCGACTTTCGAACGCCCACTGGAGCGTAACCTCAAGGTACGCGGCGCCGGCGGCTCGGAAGAGCGCCCGGTGGTGAAGATGGATGTGTGTGTCGGCAACGAGATGCTCAAGGAGGAGTTCTCGCTGCGCGATCGCAACAACATGCACTATCCGGTACTGCTCGGCCGTCGCACGCTGAACGAACTGGGCCCGGTGGATACCTCACGCACCTTCACCACCAAACCCGCCTGCAACAGCGAACAGGCCTGA
- a CDS encoding DUF2845 domain-containing protein, with translation MNRLLMQLTALGTAAGMALLCTHLHAAMRCAGGLIDEGDSMDQVMQQCGEPDQRETTPQYIEADGFPAEGSVNEEDWVYGPDNGMYRYLHFIDGKLVRLRSQRN, from the coding sequence ATGAACAGATTATTGATGCAATTGACCGCACTGGGCACGGCCGCCGGCATGGCGCTGCTATGCACCCACCTGCACGCCGCGATGCGCTGCGCCGGCGGTTTGATCGACGAGGGCGACAGTATGGATCAAGTAATGCAGCAATGCGGTGAGCCCGATCAGCGCGAAACGACGCCGCAATACATAGAAGCCGATGGCTTCCCGGCTGAAGGTTCGGTCAACGAAGAAGACTGGGTGTACGGGCCAGACAACGGCATGTACCGCTATCTGCATTTCATCGACGGCAAGTTGGTGCGTCTGCGCAGCCAGCGCAACTAG
- a CDS encoding GGDEF domain-containing protein produces the protein MRCCQLAGSVDVAFFFIFLILGSPILAWVNVISVAMYVYAYRAFKQRRNSLAILLIRIEVLVHAGLGTVLVGWESGFHYFLLMFIPALFVSMHARSAWILAICLWIYYVALDVLMWYIEPLQPISSNALLGVHIFNLTTVFFMFSYLALYYVITVTRAHKHLARMATTDSLTNLFNRRHMIALTEKELARHHRRPRDLTFMLMDIDLFKQINDDYGHDTGDRVLSAVSQLLQESMREQDFIGRWGGEEFLAVLPETDTDQAWASAERIRKAVEALVVENDGARISVTLSIGITQYRAEEALSNAIARADHALYAGKSAGRNRVELALG, from the coding sequence ATGCGCTGCTGCCAATTGGCCGGCAGTGTGGATGTGGCCTTCTTCTTCATCTTTCTGATTCTGGGCTCGCCGATACTGGCCTGGGTCAACGTGATCAGCGTGGCGATGTATGTCTATGCCTATCGCGCCTTCAAGCAACGCCGCAACAGCCTGGCGATCTTGCTGATTCGCATCGAGGTATTGGTGCACGCTGGCCTGGGTACAGTGCTGGTGGGTTGGGAAAGCGGCTTTCACTACTTTCTGCTGATGTTCATTCCGGCACTTTTTGTCAGCATGCATGCGCGCAGCGCCTGGATACTGGCCATCTGTCTGTGGATTTATTACGTCGCTCTGGATGTGCTCATGTGGTACATCGAGCCGCTGCAGCCCATCTCGTCGAACGCGCTGCTCGGTGTACATATCTTCAACTTGACCACCGTGTTCTTCATGTTCAGCTACCTGGCGCTGTATTACGTGATTACCGTCACCCGCGCGCACAAGCACCTGGCGCGCATGGCGACCACGGATTCGCTGACCAACCTGTTCAATCGGCGGCACATGATTGCCCTGACCGAGAAGGAGCTGGCGCGCCACCATCGGCGGCCACGCGACCTGACGTTCATGCTGATGGATATCGACTTGTTCAAGCAGATCAACGATGACTACGGGCACGACACCGGTGACCGTGTGCTCAGCGCAGTGAGCCAGTTGCTACAGGAGTCGATGCGAGAGCAGGACTTTATTGGCCGCTGGGGTGGTGAGGAGTTTCTGGCGGTGCTACCCGAGACCGATACGGATCAGGCGTGGGCGAGCGCCGAGCGTATTCGCAAAGCGGTAGAGGCGCTGGTGGTCGAAAACGACGGCGCCCGCATCAGCGTGACGCTCTCGATCGGTATTACCCAGTACCGTGCCGAAGAAGCCCTGAGTAACGCCATTGCCCGGGCCGACCACGCGCTCTATGCGGGCAAGTCGGCGGGGCGCAACCGGGTGGAATTGGCGCTAGGCTAG
- a CDS encoding methyltransferase, whose product MTSACRQPVALSASEQALVSLAQYLKEQNYRFVTCTPATHARVNARPENAEARELAGVFGWSRPFSQGLLGPILLQNMRAADVLVTEQDQYRSRVRCSSMGSQLLLHSAYPTNEPDAVFFGPDSYRFVSAIEDFLSPGGIADAGPPVRRAADIGCGAGPGALSIALARPASEVLALDINPRALSFSCINATAAGVCNVHALHSDLLKDVEGGFDLIVANPPYMADPECRAYRNGGGQLGLGLTQAIVKAALPRLTVGGTLLLYSGVAITSKGDPLYPWLQLLLNEPQYNWHYQELDPDVFGEELEEPGYENVERIAAILVRITRKS is encoded by the coding sequence ATGACCTCAGCATGTCGCCAGCCTGTTGCCCTTTCAGCTTCCGAACAAGCGCTCGTGAGCTTGGCGCAATATCTGAAGGAGCAAAATTACCGCTTCGTGACTTGTACCCCAGCTACCCACGCGCGCGTAAACGCCCGTCCGGAGAATGCTGAAGCTCGGGAACTAGCCGGCGTGTTCGGGTGGAGTCGCCCTTTTTCACAGGGTCTTCTGGGGCCCATACTGCTGCAGAACATGCGCGCTGCCGACGTGCTAGTTACCGAGCAGGATCAGTACCGCAGCCGCGTTCGCTGCTCCAGCATGGGCAGCCAGCTGTTATTACACTCCGCGTATCCCACCAACGAGCCCGACGCCGTCTTCTTCGGCCCGGACAGCTATCGGTTTGTAAGCGCCATTGAAGATTTTCTTAGTCCCGGAGGTATAGCTGACGCAGGCCCCCCGGTCAGGCGAGCTGCCGATATAGGCTGCGGAGCGGGGCCGGGCGCCCTCAGTATCGCGTTGGCTCGGCCAGCCTCTGAGGTGCTGGCATTGGATATTAATCCGCGAGCGCTCAGCTTTAGCTGCATCAATGCCACCGCAGCAGGGGTCTGCAACGTGCACGCACTGCACAGTGACCTGCTAAAGGACGTCGAAGGAGGTTTTGATCTTATTGTCGCCAACCCGCCTTATATGGCAGATCCAGAATGTCGTGCCTACCGTAACGGTGGCGGACAACTGGGATTGGGGCTGACACAGGCGATAGTAAAGGCCGCATTGCCGAGGCTGACAGTAGGTGGAACTCTGCTGCTCTACAGCGGAGTCGCCATTACGTCCAAGGGTGACCCGTTATATCCGTGGTTGCAGCTGCTACTGAACGAGCCGCAATACAACTGGCACTACCAAGAACTCGATCCTGATGTTTTTGGTGAGGAGCTGGAGGAACCCGGATATGAAAATGTGGAGCGCATCGCCGCTATTTTAGTGCGCATAACTCGCAAAAGTTAG
- the mobA gene encoding molybdenum cofactor guanylyltransferase MobA, whose translation MQQSLVPTSLLLAGGQGSRLGGRDKGLMRYAGEPVAAHLSRLLRQLGGELLISCNRNQAVYAPLADRLVSDVEPGFPGPLAGILAGLHACRSSHLVVLPCDMPKVDLALLQALLARAAEAPQLPCMVRAGERWQPLLCVIPQVLLPQLEAAWRQGQRSPLRWLLAQGARVLDLSADDPRLHNGNSPNDWESR comes from the coding sequence ATGCAGCAAAGCCTTGTCCCCACTTCTTTACTACTGGCCGGCGGGCAGGGCAGTCGGTTGGGCGGGCGCGATAAGGGCCTGATGAGGTACGCAGGCGAGCCGGTCGCTGCCCACCTCAGCCGCCTGTTGCGTCAACTGGGCGGTGAGTTGCTGATCAGTTGCAATCGCAACCAGGCCGTTTATGCGCCCTTGGCGGATAGGTTGGTGAGCGATGTGGAACCGGGCTTCCCCGGACCACTGGCCGGTATTCTGGCCGGCCTGCACGCTTGCCGCAGTTCGCACCTGGTGGTGCTGCCCTGCGATATGCCCAAGGTAGATTTAGCGTTGCTGCAGGCGTTACTGGCGCGTGCGGCCGAGGCGCCGCAGCTGCCTTGCATGGTGCGCGCGGGCGAGCGCTGGCAACCTTTGTTGTGCGTTATCCCGCAGGTGTTATTGCCGCAACTGGAGGCCGCCTGGCGACAGGGGCAGCGCAGCCCCTTGCGCTGGTTATTGGCGCAAGGGGCCAGGGTATTGGATCTCTCGGCAGATGATCCAAGGCTGCATAACGGCAACAGCCCGAATGATTGGGAGTCACGCTAA
- the moaB gene encoding molybdenum cofactor biosynthesis protein B, producing the protein MAKPDAPFTPLSIAVLTVSDTRTLDTDTSGQLLSDSLIEAGHQLTDRQLQPDDIYQIRATVSAWIARSDVQVVLITGGTGFTGRDSTPEAITPLLDKLVDGFGELFRHISWQEIGTSTLQSRALAGLANRTLVVCVPGSTNACRTAWTKILQEQLDARTRPCNFVQHLGSTELCDSRA; encoded by the coding sequence ATGGCCAAGCCAGACGCACCCTTCACTCCCCTGTCCATCGCCGTTCTGACCGTCAGCGATACCCGCACACTCGACACTGATACCTCAGGTCAACTGCTGAGCGATAGCCTGATCGAGGCAGGCCACCAACTGACCGACCGCCAGTTGCAGCCCGACGACATCTACCAGATTCGGGCCACGGTCTCGGCCTGGATTGCGCGGTCAGACGTGCAGGTCGTGCTGATTACCGGTGGCACCGGCTTTACCGGCCGCGACAGTACGCCCGAGGCAATTACGCCGCTGCTCGACAAGCTGGTGGACGGTTTCGGTGAGCTGTTCCGGCATATTTCCTGGCAGGAAATTGGCACTTCCACCCTGCAATCGCGCGCGCTGGCCGGTCTGGCCAATCGCACCCTGGTGGTCTGTGTGCCCGGCTCCACCAACGCCTGCCGTACCGCCTGGACCAAGATCCTGCAGGAACAACTTGATGCGCGCACCCGGCCCTGCAACTTTGTGCAGCACCTGGGCAGCACTGAGCTGTGCGACAGCCGCGCATGA
- a CDS encoding inositol monophosphatase family protein, producing the protein MTSPTASTPDLPARYALAQRVAQQAAERGLAYYQGREDLNIEHKGGDRRDVVSAADRALEDFIRAELQAAFPEDGFLGEESGSADLQARCLWVVDPIDGTACFLNGLHNWCVSIGMLLDGEPYIGAVADPNHRELFHGMRDQGAFVNDQPLRVSSASHVREGLLGVGTFYARGTEHFIPFLTQLLAEGGMFLRNGSGALMTAYVAAGRLLGYYETLLKSWDCVAGLVLVAEAGGRSNDFLRGDGLLQGNPYLVACPGVYQQVREMIGPMLDQD; encoded by the coding sequence ATGACCAGCCCTACCGCATCCACTCCCGATTTACCGGCGCGCTATGCGCTGGCCCAGCGCGTGGCCCAACAGGCCGCCGAACGTGGCCTGGCCTATTACCAGGGTCGCGAAGACCTGAATATCGAGCACAAGGGTGGCGACCGCCGTGATGTGGTCAGCGCCGCCGACCGCGCACTGGAAGACTTCATCCGCGCCGAATTGCAGGCGGCCTTCCCTGAAGACGGCTTTCTTGGCGAAGAAAGTGGTTCCGCTGACCTGCAGGCCCGCTGCCTCTGGGTGGTCGACCCCATCGACGGCACCGCCTGTTTCCTCAACGGCCTGCATAACTGGTGCGTGTCGATCGGCATGCTGCTGGATGGCGAACCGTATATCGGCGCGGTCGCCGACCCCAATCATCGGGAGCTGTTCCATGGCATGCGCGACCAGGGCGCCTTCGTCAACGATCAACCCTTGCGGGTCAGCTCCGCGAGCCATGTACGCGAAGGTCTGCTGGGCGTGGGCACCTTCTATGCCCGCGGCACCGAGCACTTTATTCCGTTTCTCACGCAACTGCTGGCCGAGGGCGGCATGTTTCTGCGTAATGGCTCCGGCGCGCTGATGACCGCCTACGTCGCCGCCGGCCGGCTGCTGGGCTACTATGAAACCCTGTTGAAGAGCTGGGATTGCGTCGCCGGACTGGTATTGGTGGCGGAGGCAGGCGGGCGCAGCAACGATTTCCTGCGTGGCGACGGCCTATTGCAGGGCAACCCCTACCTGGTGGCCTGCCCTGGCGTGTACCAGCAGGTGCGCGAGATGATCGGGCCCATGCTCGATCAAGACTGA